Genomic segment of Salvia hispanica cultivar TCC Black 2014 chromosome 2, UniMelb_Shisp_WGS_1.0, whole genome shotgun sequence:
GTGTAGTCTAGTACACATTTTTCAATCTAGATTTGGgattttgacatttttgtaAATGTTCAACCATaaatttgacatgaattagTAATAGGTACAGGCAGCTTTGTTAAATTTTCTTCCCCTTCGCAgtaataatactaattgaagaaaaaacgAGATATGTCAAACTTGCCTGTGCCGTTTCCGGTATCTACTACTAATAGAAATCAAGGAGAGACAACTAACAAGCAATGAAATATACTGCAGgtacaaaaaaattcaagaactCTGTGAGAGAATCATATCATAAGAAAGAGAGATCAATACTGTGAAAAATATCCAGGCCAGGTACTAATTTAGCCTACATTCCCATCAGTATGTGATCCAGTGTTTCCTTTAGGCCGATCAGTCGGGATGGGAGTCGATTCCATCTTGCTACTTCTTGCCGGCGCCATAGTAACTAGTTTTGCATTATTTACAGAAGActtgaatttttgcatttgATGAGTGAGTGTGGCTTGAAGAGATTTGGGTGAGAGCAATTCTGGTCTTTCGAGGACTTCCAGTGTCGAACTCCCAACAAAGTTTACCTGTTGAAGAGCATATATGAATTTATCAGTTAtcgattttttaaaagaaaagcaagATTTTGCAACAAAAATGACATTGTATATATGCAGTTCAAAAAAGGAATGTAGTAACGTTATATCGAGGGGGGTCAGAAGTCTATCAACAAAGTGAAGCTGATTATGAAGCGGATTAGAGAAAGTTCTGCAGCGTGAGATACGAAACAGGAATGCTAGTGTGTGATGTGAGAACTCTTTTACCAGGACCAACTAAGCAACAATCGCATCCAAATTCCAAGCCATGCCACACAGAGTGGACGGAGAGGAGTTGAtcctaataataaaattgatgcTGGAATTACAGAGACCAATGGATGAGAGAGtattcaactacatatatagGAATTCAGTACCCCATCATCAAGGCCAAGAAGAACCAGCTGGATAAACAATTTCACTGTTTTGCCTGAGACACAGAGCAGTAGCCTTAGCCGAGACATGACGAAACTTGAAAGTGAAACGAAGCCAAGAGAAGAGAGGGTGCTTTGCATTATCATGACACAGCAAGAAGATACTTCAGGAAGAATAGGATGCATGGACTAGAGCTctttttatttgcaaaaaatacaaacttgtTTTCATGTgccaatttctttttcttggcaATTAACcgttattattttattgaacaaGGCTGCTTTTCTCCATTCTACATTAATCACACCTCTGATTTAGCATAGAAGAATGGTCTCTTCATGCCGATACAAATGATAAAGCATAATCCAATGCTTGCAGCTTCTTAGTCTAAGGGGATTGATCAGCATACTCTTTCAATAATCAACTCTGATTTCAGAGCGAACTAGACTTGGTTCCTCCACATTATTGGCCTTCGTTTCCTCACCACCCGAAGTAAACGACACTAAATCAAGCTCTAAATTCTCAGAGTTATCTTGACAAAAGAATACACTACCACCTTGACTGCACAGATGACCTATGATTTGGACATCATAACACTTATCAGTAATTCTCAAATTTCCCAATTACCTcttaaatatatcataataaaACCTTTATTATTGGAAAAGCCTACCATTTAAATATGGAAGAATGAGGAATACCCATAATAACACCCCAACTGCAATGAAAGCCGTTTACTTCAGCAAGTAATCAGCCAAATCTAAAATGGGAAATAGCTATAATAACACCCCAAACTTCTACCAaataaaactccaaattatatttacttCAGCAAGCAATCAACCAAACAAAGGAAGCAAATATGGAGATTTGGGTTCTTACCGTTTCAGATGCCTTCTGAATCAATGTTTTTGCTAGAGGAATGACGCAGAACCTTCAAACGCAAATAAAAAACACCCAAATTTAAGTATTCTCTATCAGAAGTGAGCTCGAAATAAATTACTCATGAAATTACAGATTAATTTGTCTCGTAACCAAATAACATTTAGATGATTTTCAAcaagaaatatgaaaattcatacatTCCGCGGCCACCAGATAAGGCTTCCACAGATGGCTCTTTCCACTCATCCAATCTGTAATTCAATTAATAGTGAGTATACTTCGACTGTAACAAAAACCGTAAGTAATTTATTACGACTTACATCCAACCGTAGCGACGGTCGAACAAGAGGCGTTTGGGAGGCGGTAAGGAAGCGGCAGCGACATTCACGGCGGCCGTCGGCATTTTTCTTCCAGCTGAAAACTAGgactactataatttttatttatttttattttttacaaaccctttaattagaaattacaCTCAGCTATCTAAAGTTTTAGGATTTGTTTGGTTTGACAAATATGGTTTCTCAAGAAAAGGGATGGCTCTTGTTAGTGATTACCTTTTCATGGCAAGAGAGAAATATTTCTATTGTTTGGTTTGACTTTTATGGTTTCTATAGTTTATAATCGGATGTTTGGTTTGGATTTTAGGCAATTAAGAATAGCATGTAATACCATAAATGTCctcatatatttttcttatttccaaTATTATCCTCATCTAACCCTAGAAATAAATTTAGTGATGCCCCGCCAAATTTCACAGCCTCCTCGCCATCTCTTCATCAAGATTTCGCCTCTTCGCAGGCTTGAGTATCGATTTCACTTCAATTTGCTGGAGAACCCGAGAAATCACATTTGTTGGTTCTCTCTTCGCGGTAATTCTGTTCTTGGCCAATTTTTAACTCTGATTTTCCCATTTTGTGAAGAGGTAtacacaataataatattgttacCTTGAATGACGACGCACTGATTTCTCCTTGTATGACATTATTTCTGTAGATGACATCAAAGAGATCCCAACTGAGCTTGGAGAATTCCCAAAGCACTCAACGTATGTAGCCTACTTCATATCTCTTTATTCTCTTGTGTTAATTTGAGCTTTGCCCTACCTATATTGGTtttactctcttcattttaatttctacaAACTTTGCTTGTTGCTGTCTTGTTCGGCTTTAAAGAGATCAATGCTCATTTGGGACGTGTGAGGAAGCCGAAAGGAGATCGCACTAGGCGAAGCTGGACTGAACGAGAGGAGGAGGCCCTCGTCGTACATCTGAACGAGCTTGTTGCTACTGGCTGGAAGTCGGACAATGGGTTTCGAACTGGCTTCCTTACAAAGCTCGAAGATGCCATGCGCATTCAATTTCCCACAGCTAATATCAAAGGAACGCCGCACATCATGTCCAGACTTTCAGCGTGGAAAAAAAGCTCCGGGTTGTTGGAGAAAATTCTAAACAGGAGCGGCGTAGGGTTTAATTCGAAGGGGGACTACAAATTTGAGTGCGATGACGATCAATGGGACCAAATTGTGAAGGTTAGTTCTCttattgaatatataattgttGTGTTGCAATGTGAATTATGACTTTAGGCAGTAGATAGAGTGTTTATGAAATGTGGCAACTGGATTGCACTTGCTACTTGTTGTTTTTTGGatatgttaatattatttttagattgCCGACTATATATTAATGATTGCATAAGGAATTGTGTAgtgattaaatttgatatgcATGCTAGGTGAAGTTACACGAAATTATTACTTCTCCAATGAGATGTTTgttgaataatttatatttaatgtttcatgcattggtgaTGGGTGTCACTGTGGGATTACATATGAAGAACCATGATTTGCTGATGGGTAGGTTGATATATGCAGGCTGAGCCTGAAGCTCGTTTCATGAGGGAGAAAGGCTGGCCGTTATGGCCGTATTGGCAAATCATATTTGGTAAAGATCGTGCTGTATTTGGATTTCATGGACAATGTGCCAGTGTCGACCTTAGGAGTAGTTGTGTGTAATGACATTTGTGATCTGTAGAACTTCTAAAGTATTTTGTCTGACTTTAACTTGTAATATACTATGTTTCTATGATAATGGTGTAGTTCAAATTATGCGGTGTATTTCAATTGTCATTAATTCCTGATTTCAAATGTCTGATAACTCAGTGACCATCATTTGGTGAATTTCAATTGtcattaatttatgattgCAAATGTCTGATAACTTAGTGACCACCATTTGATATCAGAGTATCTGATATCAAATGTTAGAGATATAAATTGTATTTTCGAGCATGAACGAGTTGCAACttaatgtgatttttaatataaaaagatcTTCATCTTATAATGCGGCAACCATCTTAAAAAAAGCATATGGATTTACATCAATCTTCCTTCTAATGCATTAcgaatttattttgtttttaatatttgtaccGAACCTCGTTATGTATTTAAATCAAGCCTTCTCTATTGTGTTTGAAATCTGGACGCGAGATTAAAATGAAGATCAAGATATAGTTATTGAAGAATGCATAGTGGAAATAGAGAAATGTTCAAGAGTAAAGATCACAACAGTCTTCCTATTAAACACATGAATACTAAAACTCAAATCCAACTAAGCATCTCATTTGCAACTTTAATCCGAGAGAAAATCATCGTAccccaattttttcaaaaagaaattgtaaaataaaataaaattatcaaactttatttgcaatttttttatgggCAATGCAAGTATAGAAGTTTAAAACTTAGCGACCACAATGTGGTTGCAAATTATCCGGGTTGCCCCAAATCATTTGTTGCTTGCAAATCAAAGGGAAATCTTTGGAGTCTTCATCAACCCATGTCCATGGCCCAAACCCCCGATAAGAGTTTCTAGAGGATAAAAGGGACATCTCCCCCCGGACATAGTTGTGTAAAAAGAAACATGCACTAATTATCAATTTGCACCTTGAGGGGGAAGATGGGCTTCGGGTAGCCCCTCGCATTTGAGGAAGTCGTTCAAAAAATTTTTGCGCTTTGTATGGTTTTTCGCTCAACGGGGTTCGGGGCCCCGGTCGGGCCCTTCTTTTAGGGGGTATCTAACCCTCGGTAAGGTGTCAAAATCCTTTTATTGGCATAACCATTGTCACAAAAGGGAATAATTCCCCGGGTTGGGAATGGAATttgtttagaaaaaaaattccaaaatttaaataaatatttaccGAAAGATTGGAGACAATACCATTGGGGCTCCGGACCATGAGGTCGGTTTACCGCTCCCCAAAAGTAGGCTCCCCAGTCCCTCCCCACCCCCACGTTAAATCGTATCTCATCGCGCAAAGTATTCGTTGTTATCGTCCCCCGTTTTCCCAAATCGAGGTTTTTGGGCATTAGGAACCAAAATGCTAATAGCGTGCGGGGGAAAACAtcccccaaaaaaatttaaagtatataaaaaaagcaAATGATCCGATTGCGATGAATGTATattaactaatttaaattataaacaatacCTTGAAGTGTTTCCATCTCAAACGACACGCTGGACGGGTCGGGGTTCACAATGAATAACGTGTCTTTTTTTGATACGGAGAACTTCGTTACATAGAGGAAATGTTTGGGAAAAAAGGGAATCTAGTGatacgatttttttttttggtgtgcTAGTATCTTGGAATAGGCCAATTGTTCttcaatataaaaattctCACGAAGAGTTCCAAGCTATCGGGATAGGAAAATCACCAAACGCTTCCCTTCCCTTCTAAGGGACATCCGGTTTCTAAAAAATAACCCTTTTGATATGACTTGTAAGTCTACCCCTTTCCCTCgctataaaaaacaaatatttcctttttttattgagaACGCTTTTGGGAGAtcaaaaaaatgatcaaaatataataatttttcattatctcTTTAACATCTGCCAAAGGTCTTTCGATTTTTGGGGATCctctaaaaaatatgagtagacGGTTAAACCcccttcaaaaaaatttacacacAAAAACAGGATATCAACCggttatcaaatttttttctttgataatccatgttttgtttcttgatttgtAGATAATTAAAActccaaatatgaaaacatcacaaaaatgaataatagggaaaagaataaataaaaaaagagttaTCGGGAAAAAGCTTTTCGATTAACACACAAGCATCATAGCTTAAAAAAACGCAAAACGATTATGCACAAAGacatcataattaaaaattgatccGAAAATTCTCCCTTTAACAATTAAATCGGGAAAAATATGGTTTTTACGGAAGCACAACTTCAATTAGGGAAGTTCACAaatatgatttgaaatttaGGAAAAAAGGGTATTTAATTCGATTGTAAAATGCATATATGATCTTTTGAGGGGGAATAATTGGGGTTTAAAAATTTCTAACCCCCAAACCCCCCAACTCCCCCTACTATGAATCAAAAAGGTATTTGACAAACCAAACATGAGAAAAGGTTTGTTTTTGGgcatttaatactcctatttgcCAAACCAAACATCTCCTTAATGTATTGCAAAACAACCCgatacaaattttgaaataattaaattttagtccCAAATCCTTCTTCCCGCCAAAGTGCGTATATATAGTTTCATTTTGGTCGCGGATTGCATCTTCTCTGCTTCGTCGAATGCCAATCTGCCGCAATCATGAATCCTGAGACAGATTACAGAGAATCAACACCTTCGCAACTATCAAATAACGGTGATTTGCTTTCTATTTACCGTATCGCGTTTGATAATCTGATTCCTgcataatttatgttttatttgattttgttccgttttggatttttttttaattctcgCATAGATATTCTTCCAGTGTTAGAAATTCTGGTTTTGTCTTTGGATCTGACGCTTATACACTAAATCAGCTTGGATTTCGAAATGTTGCTGCTGTCAGCTCAATTTTCGAAAATGCAGTAGAATTTATTATCAGCGATTGTGAGGAAATGGTTAGGTTATGCCTATTTCCTGCTCCTTCCAAATATAACTGGATGTAAAATCAcacatttttaacaaaaaatatatgagtACATAGatcttattattatgaatCCAGCTTTTTGAGTTCGTCTTCTGATTGTCGGTGATTGGATTTCAATGTGGTGAAGGTTGCAATGGCGTTTGTATCATGAACACAACATGGAAAGATGAGCAGCATCCATCCTTTATCAGCTTCATCTCTTCGTTCCTCACTGAGAATTCTTTTAGACTGAATTTTGTGTCGATTGCTCCAGTACTCTCTTTTTCTCTAGCTCATGGATACCTCCGTATGCACCATGCTTAGGTTTAATGTTGCTTCATTTTCAGGATTTCATCTTCAACTGTGGAGGCGTGTCCGTTGCCTTTATATTCGTGGCCAGCTGGGATTCTGGCTGCACTGAATCCATCTTCAGCAAGTGAATAATGTTCACCTTCCAAATAATCAAGAAAAGAAGATGCAATcttctaaattttgttataaaattgaTTCTTATGAGGTTTCGTCTGCTGCTTGATGCAGAATTCAGAAGTTAAAGGAACAGTTTGCCCATTTCTATGTGGTTGTTACCCTCCCAACCAAGGACCAGAATGACTATTTCATACGCTCATATTTCAAGTTAGTTAATTCTCGGCTCATTCCAAACTATTTCAAGCTTTGTTAAGTACGTTCTTGGCTGAGAAATCTGCATTTTGTTTTTCAGACATGGCATGGAGTTTGGTAGGCCGACTTTCATCCCCGTGCAGGATTTGGAGATGGGATTCGAGAAGATCGTAAAGATAGCACATGCTCGTGGAGGTGAGATCGTTAATTAAGCATCGTTATTCAGGATCTTGAATTGTACATTTATCTAAGGCATGTTCTTGCAGTTTGTAAGAAACATGATGCTATAGCAAAACTGAAAACTGAGGTTCGTTGATCAATCCTTTTTCTTGTTACTGTTAATCGTTAAGAAGTCATGTCATCTGCATTGCATGCTTAAAAAATTGTTCATGTGAATTTAGAGGGAGAAGTCAGTTCAATCCATGGATGTCTACATCAAAGTGGTTACATCTATCCCTGGGATTGATAGCCATGATGCCATTGCGGTAATAATACAATTTGCTGATGATTTTCCCCTTTTCCATCCTTTGTTTGTT
This window contains:
- the LOC125205545 gene encoding uncharacterized protein LOC125205545 isoform X1, translated to MPTAAVNVAAASLPPPKRLLFDRRYGWILDEWKEPSVEALSGGRGMFCVIPLAKTLIQKASETVNFVGSSTLEVLERPELLSPKSLQATLTHQMQKFKSSVNNAKLVTMAPARSSKMESTPIPTDRPKGNTGSHTDGNVG
- the LOC125205545 gene encoding uncharacterized protein LOC125205545 isoform X2 — translated: MPTAAVNVAAASLPPPKRLLFDRRYGWILDEWKEPSVEALSGGRGMFCVIPLAKTLIQKASETLGCYYGQNSEIVYPAGSSWP
- the LOC125205545 gene encoding uncharacterized protein LOC125205545 isoform X3 — translated: MPTAAVNVAAASLPPPKRLLFDRRYGWILDEWKEPSVEALSGGRGMFCVIPLAKTLIQKASETLGCYYGVVYFGW
- the LOC125206753 gene encoding uncharacterized protein LOC125206753 — translated: MTSKRSQLSLENSQSTQQINAHLGRVRKPKGDRTRRSWTEREEEALVVHLNELVATGWKSDNGFRTGFLTKLEDAMRIQFPTANIKGTPHIMSRLSAWKKSSGLLEKILNRSGVGFNSKGDYKFECDDDQWDQIVKAEPEARFMREKGWPLWPYWQIIFGKDRAVFGFHGQCASVDLRSSCV
- the LOC125207167 gene encoding LOW QUALITY PROTEIN: protein PARTING DANCERS (The sequence of the model RefSeq protein was modified relative to this genomic sequence to represent the inferred CDS: inserted 1 base in 1 codon) — encoded protein: MNPETDYRESTPSQLSNNGCNGVCIMNTTWKDEQHPSFISFISSFLTENSFRLNFVSIAPDFIFNCGGVSVAFIFVASWDSGCTESIFSKIQKLKEQFAHFYVVVTLPTKDQNDYFIRSYFKHGMEFGRPTFIPVQDLEMGFEKIVKIAHARGGEIVXLSIVIQDLELYIYLRHVLAVCKKHDAIAKLKTEREKSVQSMDVYIKVVTSIPGIDSHDAIALNQAIGSIEAIAKASKEHIVENTDLSTEKAETITRFFRDPKYYLGIKMK